One Vigna unguiculata cultivar IT97K-499-35 chromosome 7, ASM411807v1, whole genome shotgun sequence genomic region harbors:
- the LOC114192264 gene encoding isoliquiritigenin 2'-O-methyltransferase-like, producing the protein MEESNVVTKNNLITTSPKKSDEGARVSAMLLSTAVVYPAVLNAAIELNLFEIIAKATPHTSFMSSHEIASKLPNQHPDLPNRLDRMLRLLAGYSLLTTSTRTTQHGATETVYGLSQIGQYYAPDAATGYFASFASFLSCPALSPLWPNFKEAVVDPDVDLFKKVHGVTTYQYMEKDPKMNQMFNRTVADLCATDMIRILEIYTGFEGISRLVDVGGAHGQSLKMIISKYPSIKGINFDLPHVIENAPLLSGVEHVGGDMFARVPEGDAMILKSVLHNWSDEKCVEILSNCHKALSGNGKVIILEIIMPEEPEATEEYKLFSSVDNLMFITAGGKERTEKQYENLCKLAGFSKFHVACPASSGPGVMEFYK; encoded by the exons atggaGGAATCCAATGTTGTTACCAAGAACAACCTCATTACAACTTCTCCTAAAAAAAGTGACGAAGGTGCTCGTGTATCTGCAATGCTGCTTAGTACTGCAGTTGTGTACCCTGCAGTTCTGAACGCTGCTATTGAGCTGAACTTGTTTGAGATCATAGCCAAGGCAACACCACACACTTCGTTCATGTCATCTCATGAAATCGCTTCCAAGCTCCCAAACCAACACCCTGACTTGCCTAATAGGCTCGATCGCATGCTGCGTTTGCTTGCTGGTTATTCTCTTCTTACCACTTCCACACGCACCACACAACACGGTGCCACCGAGACAGTTTATGGACTCTCGCAAATTGGACAATACTATGCTCCTGATGCAGCTACAGGCTACTTCGCTTCATTCGCATCCTTTCTCTCTTGTCCTGCGCTCTCACCACTTTG GCCGAATTTCAAGGAAGCAGTGGTTGATCCAGACGTTGATCTATTCAAGAAAGTTCATGGGGTAACAACGTACCAGTATATGGAAAAGGATCCAAAAATGAACCAAATGTTTAACAGGACTGTGGCAGATTTGTGTGCAACAGATATGATTAGAATACTTGAAATATATACTGGATTTGAGGGAATATCAAGGTTGGTTGATGTAGGAGGTGCACATGGACAAAGCCTCAAAATGATAATCTCCAAATACCCTTCAATTAAAGGGATTAATTTTGATCTGCCCCACGTTATTGAGAATGCACCACTGCTATCAG GGGTTGAGCATGTTGGGGGAGATATGTTTGCAAGAGTTCCAGAGGGTGACGCCATGATACTAAAG TCTGTGTTGCACAACTGGTCTGATGAGAAGTGCGTAGAAATTTTAAGCAATTGTCACAAAGCACTGTCTGGAAATGGGAAGGTGATTATTCTGGAGATCATAATGCCAGAAGAACCAGAAGCAACCGAAGAATATAAGCTTTTTTCCTCCGTCGACAACCTAATGTTTATCACAGCAGGTGGAAAGGAAAGAACTGAGAAACAGTACGAGAATTTGTGCAAGCTCGctggtttttcaaaatttcatgtTGCTTGTCCTGCCTCCTCTGGTCCGGGAGTGATGGAATTCTACAAATAA